From the genome of Candidatus Brocadiaceae bacterium:
CATACTCAACAACCGAACGGGCCTGCTCGCCTGCCCCGCGCCCGGCGAACTGAAGACCGTTCCCCCGCCGCCGAACGATGACGACACTCCCCCGCCGCCCCTGACCGTGCAGTGGCAGGAGGAGATGCGCTTCCGCCAGCAGCCCGCGACGGAGGCCTCGTTCCGCGGCAAGGTGGTGGCCGTGCGCGGCGCGCAGCAGATACGCGGGGAGTCCCTCCGAGTCGAGTTCGACGCCGACCGAAACCCCCTGACCGTGGTCGCCGGCGGAGGCGCCGCCATCCACATCCCGGCCGCCGGGCCGCAGGCCCTCCTGCCCCCCGCCGGCGAGGCTCCGGACCCCGACCCGGCGAACCCCGCCGACCCGGCCGAAGACGACTGGCTCCTGGAGGCCGAGGAGGTGACGTTCTTCCCGGCCGAGGACACCGTGATCGTCGGCACGCCGGGAACGCTGACGGTTGCCAGCGGCCAGGCGGCCACGGGCCGGATCCGCTGGCAGGACTCCATGCGTGTGAGCCGGCGGGACGGAGTGGCCCAGTTCCAGGGCGGAATCGTGGCCCAGGTCTCCGGATCCCGGCTCGAGAGCAGGAGCCTCCGGCTGGAGTTCGGCCCCGAAGGCACAATGCGCCACATATGGGCCGAAGGAGGCGTCTCGGTCCTCAACGGCGACGGGGCCGACCAGTGGAACGTGCACTCGGAGGCGGCCCGCGCCGTCTTCGACGCCGAAGGCGTTCTGCGCCAGATCATCACGCAGGGACAGGTCAACGTGCAGGCCACCCAGTACAGTCTCGTCGCCGACGTGCTCACGCTGCACACTGCGCCGTCCGCCAAAGCGGACGCCTCCGCCAAAGCGGACGCCTCCGCCGAAGGGGCAGCCTCCCCCGAAGGGGAGGCCTCGCCCGAAGGGGAGGCCGCCACCGACGTCGTGCGCGCCGTGGCCGAACGCAACATCCTCGTGCGCTACCTGACCGAGGGCGACCTGCAGGCCCAGGGAGACCGCCTGGAGTGGGAACGCCGGACCAACCTCTTCGTCCTCACCGGCGAACCGGTCGCCCGCGGCCGCTATGCGGGAGCCGACACCGCCAGCGCGCGGATGGAGTTCGACAAGAACACCGGCCGGCTGCGGACCAGCCCCGTGCGCACAGGGACGCAGACCGATCCCTTCTGAGACCCCCGCACGACGCACCACAACACAGGAGGCCGTACATGTCGATCATATTCGCTGACGGTGCGCCCGACCGCATGGTCGGGCCGGAGTCGATGCGGCGGGCACTGCGCTGCGTCATCGAGTTCGCCGGCGACACACACAGCATGCTCGTGCTGCCGCCCGACGGCACACGCCCGCATGCCGGCGCCGGCCTGCTCACGCAGATGCTGTGGGAGGAGGCGCACGCCTCTCGCTTCGACGTCATGCCCGCGCTCGGCACGCACGTGCCCATGTCGCGTGAGCAGATCCAGCACAGCTTCGGCACCGACCTGCCCCTCGCCGCGTTCCTGGAGCACCGCTGGCGCGACGACCTCACCCGGCTCGGCGTCATCCCCTCCGACTACGTCCACGAGGTCTCCGGCGGATGCCTCACGGACCTGATGCCGGACTACGCCGTCCCGGTCGAGATCAACCGCCGCATCGTCGAAGGCGGCTACTCGGCCATCGTCTCCATCGGCCAGGTGGTCCCCCACGAGGTGGCCGGTATGGCCAACGGGTTCAAGAACGTCCTGGTGGGCACCGGCGGCCGCGACACGATCAACCGCAGCCACTTCCTGGGCGCCGTCTACGGCATGGAGCGCATGATGGGCGGCACCGACAACCCCGTGCGCAAGGTGCTCTCCTACGCCCACAAGCACTACCTGGCGCCCCTGCGCATCATCTACGTCATGACCGTCATGGAGCCCGACGGCGCCGGGGGCGTGACGATGCGCGGCCTCTACGCCGGCGACGACGACGAGGCGTTCGAGGCCGCCGCCGCCCTGAGCCGCCAGGTGAACGTCACCGTCCTGGACGAGCCCCAGGAGCGGGTCGCCGCCTTCCTGGACCCGCGCGAGTTCAAGACCACCTGGCTGGGCAACAAGGCCGTCTACCGCACGCGCATGGCCATCGCCGACGGCGGCGAACTCACCATCCTGGCCCCGGGCATGCACGGCTTCGGCGAAGACGCCGAGATCGACCGCCTGATCCGCCGCTACGGCTACCGCGGCACCCCGGCCACGCTCGACGCCGTCCGGGAGAACCAGGAGCTGCAGCAGAACCTCTCGGCGGCCGCCCACCTGATCCACGGCTCCTCCGAAGGCCGCTTCCGGGTCGTCTACGCCACCGATCCGTCCCTGTTGAGCCGCAGGGAGGTCGAGGGCGTCGGGTTCGAATGGCGCAACCTGGGCGAGGCGCTGGCCGAGTTCCCGCCCGACCGGCTCCGCGAGGGCCGCAACCACGGCGTCTACTACGTCAGTTGCCCCGCCCTCGGCCTCTGGGCCACGCGCGAGCGCATGAACGGCTGAGAACCCGCTGAAGGAGTGTGGCACAGGGAGACGCCTTCAACGGGCGGCCGACCCCTCAGCCGGCCGCCAGGAGGAAGTGCGCCCCGCCGCCGCCCACGGCAGCGCCGAACGCCGCCAGCCGCTGCCCAATCGCCTCGCGCAGCGGCGCGGGCATCGCCGCGTCCGTCTCCACCCGGTACGACGCCACCTCGTGGCGCCCATACCGGCGCGAATACTCCTTGCGCATCCGGTCGAACAACTCGCCCCTCCGCTCGGCGCCCACGGTGGCCTTCAGGTCGCTGCTGACGGCCTCAACGTCGTGCACGCGGGCCAGCACCGCCCGCACCGCCGCATCGGCATCCAGCGCCGTCCGGCCCGTGCACGCGAACTCCACGCGCTCCCCGCGCGGCGGGTCGAATCCCCGCATCAGCAGCGGCTCGGTCGCGATCGGCTCCCGCCCGAACAGGCGGCACATCTGCTCGTAGATGGCCACCGCCCCCCGGCGCTTGGCCTCCACGGCGTACCCGGCCACGTGCGGCGTCACGATCCGCGCCCGCTCCAGCAGCTCCGCCGCCGGCTCGGGCTCGCCCTCGAACACGTCCAGCGCGGCACCCGCCGGCCGCCGCGCCCTCAACGCCTCGATCAGCGCCGCCGAGTCCACCACCGCCCCGCGCGAACAGTTGACCAGCCAGGCCCCCGCCGGCATCCTCGCCAACTCGCGGGCGCCCACCATGTGGAACGTCGGGCAGGCGCTCTCCCCGGCCCGCGTCAGCGGCACGTGGAAGGTCACAAAGTCCGACCCGGCCAGAACGTCCTCCAGAGGGTGTGACGCGAACTGCGCGTCGCGCTCCGCCAGCGGCGGATCGCAGCAGAGCAGCCGCATCCCGAACGCCCCCGCCCTGCGCGCCACCCGGCGGCCGCAGTTGCCGTGCCCCACGATGCCCAGCGTCATCTCCGACAGGGGCCGGTCG
Proteins encoded in this window:
- a CDS encoding DUF2088 domain-containing protein — translated: MSIIFADGAPDRMVGPESMRRALRCVIEFAGDTHSMLVLPPDGTRPHAGAGLLTQMLWEEAHASRFDVMPALGTHVPMSREQIQHSFGTDLPLAAFLEHRWRDDLTRLGVIPSDYVHEVSGGCLTDLMPDYAVPVEINRRIVEGGYSAIVSIGQVVPHEVAGMANGFKNVLVGTGGRDTINRSHFLGAVYGMERMMGGTDNPVRKVLSYAHKHYLAPLRIIYVMTVMEPDGAGGVTMRGLYAGDDDEAFEAAAALSRQVNVTVLDEPQERVAAFLDPREFKTTWLGNKAVYRTRMAIADGGELTILAPGMHGFGEDAEIDRLIRRYGYRGTPATLDAVRENQELQQNLSAAAHLIHGSSEGRFRVVYATDPSLLSRREVEGVGFEWRNLGEALAEFPPDRLREGRNHGVYYVSCPALGLWATRERMNG
- a CDS encoding 4-phosphoerythronate dehydrogenase is translated as MRILVDENIPLARELFGSLGEVTMVAGRDVDERLPGLDGFDVLAIRSVTGVTPAVVDRAASARVIATATIGTDHVDMAYIERANATRRTPITVLSAPGSNAESVADHVFMVLGRLTAGADRPLSEMTLGIVGHGNCGRRVARRAGAFGMRLLCCDPPLAERDAQFASHPLEDVLAGSDFVTFHVPLTRAGESACPTFHMVGARELARMPAGAWLVNCSRGAVVDSAALIEALRARRPAGAALDVFEGEPEPAAELLERARIVTPHVAGYAVEAKRRGAVAIYEQMCRLFGREPIATEPLLMRGFDPPRGERVEFACTGRTALDADAAVRAVLARVHDVEAVSSDLKATVGAERRGELFDRMRKEYSRRYGRHEVASYRVETDAAMPAPLREAIGQRLAAFGAAVGGGGAHFLLAAG